The following nucleotide sequence is from Syntrophorhabdaceae bacterium.
TCACGGGGATGTTTTATCTGTTTTTTTGAATATACGATCGGGATGAGGACATTCTCGATCGCATTAAGATAAGGAAGCAAAAAAAACTGCTGGAAGACAAAACCTATATGCATATTCCTGAATCCAGCAAGAGCCTCATCATCGATACCGTTGATGCTCGTGCCCATAAACTCATATTCACCCTCTGTTTGTTTATCAAGCAAACCCACAATATTCATAAGGGTGGTTTTACCCGACCCTGAAACACCCATAAGAATAACAAACTCACCCTGCCCGATCTCAAGGTCTATACCCTTGAGGATGGGCAGCTCGCGTTCTCCTATGAAATAACTCTTTTTGATATGTTTAAGGCTAATCACTTCTTTACGCCAGGTGTGCTGTTTGTCTGGGCCTTTTTTATAGAAGGTATAACAATTTGCTCTCCCTCAGCAAGGCCTGAAACAATTTCTGTAAAATTATCATCCCTTATGCCGGGGGTCACTGCCCTGCGTTCCGCCTTATCTTTGCCCCTATTGATATACACCACGTTTTTGCCTTCCTCGAACCTGACAGCATTATTCGGCACAATAAGCACGTTTGTCTTTTCTTCAACGATGATCCTCACATGGGTTGTCATCTCCGGTCTGAGAAGTGCCGCATCTTTCGGGTCTATCTTCACAATGGCAAGGTAATACACGATATTGTCCTTTATTTCAGGCTGTGGATAGATCATGTCAACCTTCCCCGAGAACCTCTTGTCGCGGTATGTATCCACCCAGTACTCAACCTTTACGCCGGGCTTGGTCCTTCCTATATCCGTTTCATCGACATATATCCACATTTCAAGCTTGCTGGGGTCGATAATTGTAATAAGAATCGCCGCAGAAAGACCGGATACCACCGTTTCCCCTTCCTGTGTGGAAACCGTTGATACATAGCCTGATATAGGGGTATATATCTTTGTATAACTCAGAGAGACCTCAAGGGCCTTCAGTTTTTCTACAGCCCCTTTCACCTTTGCTTTTCCGAGCGCCACCTGCGCAACGGCTACATCCAGTTCCTTTTTTGCCTTATCCACAGCATCCTTTGTCGTGAATTCCTTTTCAAGAAGTCTCTCTTCCCGTTCGAAATCGTTTTTGTTATAAAGATACTGGGCGTTTTTAACCTCCAGATCCTTTTTTTGCTCCTCTATCTGGGCCTCAAGGTTTCTTTTGTTGGCAAGGAGTTCGCGGTCATCGATAGTGGCTATCAATTCCCCC
It contains:
- a CDS encoding ABC transporter ATP-binding protein, translated to MISLKHIKKSYFIGERELPILKGIDLEIGQGEFVILMGVSGSGKTTLMNIVGLLDKQTEGEYEFMGTSINGIDDEALAGFRNMHIGFVFQQFFLLPYLNAIENVLIPIVYSKKQIKHPREKARQLLGKFSLAERIHNKPSQLSGGEQQRVAIARALINDPDLILADEPTGALDSKTGNEIMELFCMLNEEGRTVIVVTHDPKLASFGKRLIRIEDGAISQDTAT
- a CDS encoding efflux RND transporter periplasmic adaptor subunit produces the protein MMNKRKKYITAAIAAIVIAGLVIFFVARGKGKPSKDGESFTVKRGSVTYFTEQTGIIKAQVGAIVKVGTRATGVLTRLKYQVGDYVKKGELIATIDDRELLANKRNLEAQIEEQKKDLEVKNAQYLYNKNDFEREERLLEKEFTTKDAVDKAKKELDVAVAQVALGKAKVKGAVEKLKALEVSLSYTKIYTPISGYVSTVSTQEGETVVSGLSAAILITIIDPSKLEMWIYVDETDIGRTKPGVKVEYWVDTYRDKRFSGKVDMIYPQPEIKDNIVYYLAIVKIDPKDAALLRPEMTTHVRIIVEEKTNVLIVPNNAVRFEEGKNVVYINRGKDKAERRAVTPGIRDDNFTEIVSGLAEGEQIVIPSIKKAQTNSTPGVKK